The region TGATACCCCGAGCGTGGATCCGTTTGACGACAAAGTGCTGTTATCACACAAAGAAATCCTCAAGCTGGGCATGCGCAATCTCGAGGGAGTGATTCTGAGTGATGTCCCTGATGGAAGCTACTGGCTCTCAGCCCTTCCTTTAAGGCTGAAGGGTGCGGATGCATCTCCGGTACGTGCGGCATTATTTTCGATGAACCACATGAAAGATTCACTTCTTTCGCTGAAAGACTTTTAGGAGACTTTGATGCAACATGATCTCACTTATGCAACTTATTTGAAAACTGATGAGCTACTTGCGCTACAAAGTCCCCTTTCTGATGAGCCAGAACATGATGAGACGCTGTTTATTGTGATCCATCAAGTGTATGAGCTTTGGTTTAAGCAAATGCTCCACGAGGTTTCACTTCTTCAAAATTCTCTTGAATCACAAGAGCGAACGCTAGCCCTTAAAACCATGCACCGCATGCTCACGATCCTTAAAACTATGGTTGCTCAGGTAGATATTCTAGAAACCATGACTCCCCTTTCATTTGTGTCGTTTCGAGATAGACTAAAGAATTCGAGCGGGTTTCAATCTTCTCAATTTCGCATGTTTGAAGTAAAGCTCGGCAAGAGAGACACACGAACCTTTTCAAATCTCGCCGATAATTATCGAATCCAGATCGAAGAGCAGTTATCAAAGAACACCCTTTGGGATTCTTTTTTGAAACATCTTTCAGATTGTGGAATTAAAATTTCACCAACCTCACTTCAGAGAGACCGCAACAAGGCTATTGAACCTGATACAGCCCTACAAGAAACTCTTATAGATATTTACAAGAAACACCCAGACCTAGCTGAAATTTGTGAAAGAATGGTAGACTTGGACGAAGGACTTCAAGAGTGGCGATACAGACACGTAAAGATGGTCGAAAGAACAATTGGGGTTAAAATGGGAACCGGAGGTTCTCCGGGAGCCGCTTACTTAAAGACGACATTGTTTACTCCACTTTACCCAGATTTGTGGGATATCCGATC is a window of Bdellovibrionales bacterium CG10_big_fil_rev_8_21_14_0_10_45_34 DNA encoding:
- a CDS encoding tryptophan 2,3-dioxygenase; the protein is MQHDLTYATYLKTDELLALQSPLSDEPEHDETLFIVIHQVYELWFKQMLHEVSLLQNSLESQERTLALKTMHRMLTILKTMVAQVDILETMTPLSFVSFRDRLKNSSGFQSSQFRMFEVKLGKRDTRTFSNLADNYRIQIEEQLSKNTLWDSFLKHLSDCGIKISPTSLQRDRNKAIEPDTALQETLIDIYKKHPDLAEICERMVDLDEGLQEWRYRHVKMVERTIGVKMGTGGSPGAAYLKTTLFTPLYPDLWDIRSRF